CCAAAAGTATATTGTAAAGTTTGAGCAGGGTACCTTTGAGCAAAGTTATAAACTTGCAGAACTTGATCTAAGTGGGGGCGGTGTTAATGATGTGTTTGAAATTATAGACGAAGTGTTTATTCAAACAGTAATAGCTCGTTTTAAAATAATGCGTTCTGATTTCACGGCGGCCTATAACAGGCATCAATACTAGTATTTATTAATATAACTAATTGATTTTTAGAGTATTATTTGTTTGTTCGAAATAATATTTCGAATATTGGATTGTTTTTAGAAAGAAAAGCACTTCTAATAAATAGTAATTGTTTAAATTAATTTATATAAACAATTGATATATTGATTTTTATACACAATAACAAAATATAATTTCACCTGCTTATTTTGCCAAATAAATGGGAGGTTTGGACTTTTTTCATCCTGTAGTGAACAATATCTATTTTGTAGCCCTGAAATAAATTCATGGTGACCAATCTCTTCTAAGGTTACTTAAAATAGATTCTCGGCTGCGCCCGAAATGACTGATCGCGGGATTGACCCGTTCGTAAATGAATATTTAATAAAAATGCGCATAAATGAAATATGTATTCATCTGTGCGCATTAATGGTTAATACAAGAAGATCTTGAAACAAGTTCAGGATAACGCTCGTAGAATGTTCCTTATGCTTGGCGCTTCTGTGGCTAAAACTTATTAAGCAATCACCGTGTCGTGTACCACTACCCTGTACCAGTTTTTCGAAAATTTCTCTACGGCGTCTAAATGTGCTTTATCTTCCTGATAAGCATTATGGTCTGCGATGTTGGCAAATGTAATGGTTAGCGAATAAGTAAAAGAGTTATCGGTTACCGGACGTACAGGTGTGTTAGCAGCTAAACCGTAACTTAATGTTTTGATATATTTGATTGGTTTTAAGCTTTCAAAAAAATTGGCGAAATCTGCAATTTCGGCTTTAGTTAGTTGAGGTTTTAACCAGAACATTACGAAGTGTTGGATCTGTCCTTTATCTGCGGTTTGAGTTTCTATCATGGTTCTTTTTTCACTAATATATAAATCATTTTTTTGGGCACAAAAAAAAAGCCCCGATTTTACAATCGAGACTTCCTATTATCTTCTAAAGCTTTTTAGTTTTTAGGTTGCACACGGCCAGATTTTCTGTCTTCACCTCTACCGATTAAATAACCGCCACCAGCTCCAACTAATCCACCGATGATAGCACCTCTACCTTTTTTCTTATCGATTAATGCACCACCAACTGCTCCTGCCGCACCACCGATAACTGCACCTTTAGCTGCATCGCTCCAGCCTTTTTTCTTAGCTGTTGGTTGTGCACCACCATAAGCGCCAGTAGAACCACCACCAGAACTTGCATAAGATCTAGATGAGCTTGCTCTCCTTGCTGCAGCTAATTCTGCCTGGTGTTTAGCTTCTTTTTCCTGTTCTACCTTGGCCACTTCGGCTTTTTTAAAGCTATCTAACCTTAAACTATCTTTAACTGCTTTAATTGCCAATTGTTTTTCGGCCTGTTGTTGTTTTAATGCTGCTTCTTCTTTTGCCTTATTATTACAAGCAAATAAAACTGAAGAACTTAATGCGATTACTACCAATATCTTTTTCATAACTCTTAATTTTTTAATATGACGCTTGTTTAGCTACCTAACCTCGCTAAACAGGTTTCAATGTGTTGTATGATTTAGTTAATTACCCATACTAAAGAAAAAATGATGCCAAAATGTTTTGAAAAGAAAAATTATTCCAATAAATCCATATACCAGAAGCCAGAAAGGGTTGTGGTTGAGCAAGGTGAATCGTCATCTTTTGTTGTTTTACTTGGAGCATTATAAGTTCTGAATACCTTCTCTCCGATGGTGAAAGTGATTTTACTCTTGAAAATTGGTCCTTCAAATGCAAAAGTATGAAACTCTCCATTTTCGCCGCAGGGATCGATATCTGCGGGAAGTTGCCTGATTAAATCAAGGCTGATTACTTTTCCACAAAAATTTTCGAGATTTTGCTGTGTGCAAACAATGATGGTTTTATAGTTCAGGTTTAGGAATTCTTCAATTAAATGTTGTGTATCTTTTTTCCAAAGTGGAAAAATAGCCTTAAGTCCAATTTCTGCTAATTTGTTCTCGCGATAAGTACGTAAGTCCTCTAAAAAGATATCGCCAAAAATAGAATGGGTAATACCTTCCTCTTTAAATTTAGAAAGATGATGCTTCATGGTACTATCATAGGTTTCCATATCGGGCATTTCGCCCAAACGAATCTGATACAGTGGAATACCAATGCTTTCAGCCTGTTTGATCAGTAAGGATTCCCTAACACCATGCATGGAAACACGGTTGTATTTTTCCGTAACTGTAGTAATCAGGTATCGGATTTCGATAGTTGAATCTTGTAAAGCATAATGCAAAGCCAATGTGCTGTCTTTACCACCACTCCAATTAAAAATGCAAATCTTTTTATCTGGCATTGGCTAGGATTTCTTTTAACGTCGCAACGCCTTCTACTGCGTTTTTTTCAATGTTGATTATATTCTTATAACGCTTTACATCGGGTGTTTTTGGATCAATAATGTATTTATCAACAAAGGAAGGCACAAAATCAATTAAACCTGCTGCGGGATAAACAGCTAACGAAGTTCCGATGAGCACAAACAGATCGGCTTGTTTGCAAAGTTTAACGGCTACCTCTATCATGGGTACAGCTTCGCCAAACCAAACTACATGTGGACGAAGTTGAGAGCCCAGCTCACAAAGCTCGCCCATTTTTATTTCTGAACCAACGATGGCATAGGTTAAATCTGCTTTTCTATCTGATTGAGACCTGGTAATTACGCCATGAAGATGGGTAACTTTGGTAGAGCCTGCCCTTTCGTGCAAATCATCAATGTTTTGGGTAATAATTTCAACGTCGAAGTCTTTTTCCAGCTCGGCAAGCACCTGGTGAGCCAGATTAGGTTTCGCAGCTAAAACCTGCCTTCTTCTTTCATTATAAAATTCTTGTACCAATTCCGGATTTCTCTCCCAAGCCTCGGGGGTGGCTACATCATAAACATTATAGCCTTCCCATAATCCATCAGCATCCCTAAATGTTTTTAACCCACTTTCAGCACTGATCCCTGCTCCTGTTAAAACAACTAATTTCATAAATGTGATTATACAGATTTAAATGATTTCACAGGCTGGCTGTAGTTGATGAATTTTTTGGCTATGTTTTCGTCCGCCTTAAATATTTCAGGGTGAAACATACAAGCTAAAGCTTCAATACCCTCAACAAGTGTGCCTACACTAGGCTGGGTAAACATATCAAAATCAGCAATATAAACCTGGTTGTTTTTTACGGCCTCTAGCTCTTTCCAACCTGTTTTTGAGGTTAGCAGCTCCATTTCTTCCATGCTTCTTTCCATATCAAAACCACATGGGGCAATAACTAAAACCTCTGGATTATATTTCTGGATTTTATCCCATTGCGTTACAATAGAGTCACCACCAGGATTAGACAGCATATCAACACCACCAGCGGCAGCAATCTGAAAAGGAATCCAATGTCCGCAGTTATAAATCGGTTCTATCCACTCCATCAGCATGATCCTTTTTAATGGCGCACGGTTTGCCCTAAGCTGATCTAAAATATGATCTGTTTTCTTTTGCAGCCCTGCCAGATAGTTTAACGCTATCTCTTCCTTTCCTAAAGCGTTGGCAATGGTAATAGCACATTCGAAAACATCCCGTAAGTTATTTGGTGATAAAGGAACTAGTACAGGTTGTTTACTGAGCTTCATTACGGCTGTTTCGGTGCAAACCGTATCGATGTTGCACACTTCACATATATCCTGTGTAAAAACCACATCAGGTGCGATGCTTTCCAATAGTGCATCATCTACCCAGTACAAACTTTTGCCTTGTGCTTTTGATGCAGAAAATATACGGTCTATTTCGATGCTCGAATAGTTTTTACCTTCTAATATGCATCGTACAACTTTAGGCTGAGCTGCCGCCTCTTTAGGACATTCGAATGTTACGCCATGCAGGTATTCTTGCAGGCCCATATCGTAAATCATTTTTGTAGCAGCAGGTAAAAAGGAAACAACTTTCATATCAATATTTATGTATTATCCTGAACTTGTTTCAGTATCTGATAGCCTTTATTAGATGCTAAAATAACTCAGCATGATGAGGAGTCTAAGTTAAAAAAAATCCTCTTTTGAATCGAATCAAAAGAGGATTTCTATGTTGTTTTCGCTTGATTGATATTATACCAATCAATGGAAATCTATAACTTTTGTCTTTGCAGTTTCAATACTGGGTATTTTGCTTTTAAAATTTCGAAAGCTCCAAAAAGTAATGCACCATAAATCACTGTTCCCTCTAAGAATCTGATCTCGAATGGAATGGCTTTAATTAAACAATCTATAAACCCATTGAAGTTTTGTGTATACAGCGGGTTCTTATACCATGAGCCAATATCACTTACAATCCAATGGATGAATACAATTACAATTGTAGAAAGTAATAAGCTAGCAATATTTACCTTTTTTAGTAAGAAACGACTCACTAAAACCATTAATGCAATTGCAAGGTATGTCCAGAGTTCTTGAATTAAGAATATATCTACATACTTTTTATATATGGTTGTATAAAGCACTAAATCGCTTAAAAATAAACTCAATAGCGGAAAAGCGAATGCTTTAAGATTATCTTTAAAATATGCTCCTCCAAATAAAGCTACCGCTCCTATTGATGAAAAATTAGCAAACTTTAATTCATCTGAGTTAAATGTTACCAGCAAACGGAAAGCCGTTATTACCAATATCATTAACAACAAAATTAAAGTACGTGGATTAAATTTTAAATGAGACATCCTATTTTTGGTTAATATGTATACTGCAAAGTTAAATTTTATTAGTGTATATTAAAAATTACTCCGGTATTAAAGTTGAAACCTAAGCTATTGTAACCAATAATCTCGTTGTATTTTTCGTTCAGGATGTTTTTGGCATCAAAAAACAGTTTTACACGTTTTTTAGCCAAAGCATATTCTGCATAAGCATTTAACAATTTATAAGCAGGTAAATTATCTACCGTGTAAGTCGTAAAATTACCATCGTTACGTTTACCAAAGTAACGGTAATTTGCGCTTACATATAAATTGCTCGTAGCCTGCGCACCTGCAGTGATCCCAAATGTATGTTTTGGTCTGCGGAAAAGATAGTTGGCAACCGCATTATCAACAAAATTGAACTCATTCCCTTCTACGTAAGCATAATAACCATTGATATTGAACACACTGAATTTAACTGCTGGTTCAACCTCGAAACCTTTGGTTTTCTGACTTACCTGGTTAATATATCCATTAGGATAAGCATAAATGATTGCATCGGTTAAATCTCGCTTATAACCTGCTAAACGTAAGCTAAATTTGTCGTCAGCAAAGCTAAAATTAACACCAGCTTCGTAATTCTTCGATTTCTCAGGCTTTAAGTTCAAATTAGCACCAAACTGACCAAAAAGCATGTTCAAGGTAGGCACTTTAAATGCTGTTGAAACAGTTCCAAATAACTTTATTTCCTTAATGATGTTGATACTTGGGGTAATTGAGTAAGTATAGTTTTCGCCATATTGTTCGTGTTTATTGTAACGTCCGCCAACTTCAAGATTAAATACACTTAAATCGTGTAAGAATAAAGATCCATAAGCAGCAAAAATATTGGTTTCCGGTTTATTGGTTGCTGATGATAATTTCATCACGCGGTTATCGATACCCACCAATAAATCTAATTTATTTCCCAATTTTTGGTTGTAGAATAAATCCAACAACGATACGCGACCTTCGTTAACACTAGGATATTGGCTGTGTGCATCGTTTCTGGTGCTTTCAAAACTATAGTTCAAGGTTACTTTACCGGTAGCAAATTCATATTTGGCATTAGTACCTGCAGCAAAGTTTTTCAAAATCGAATAATTGTTTGCATCGGTAAAAGCACCACCATCAAATTTATAATTGCCATAATAATAACGCACAAATGGATTTACAGAGAAATGATTATCCAATTTGATTCCGAAGTTCGCATTTAGAGCATCGGTTTTGAAACCATCTTTATCAAATATAGCTGCACTTCCCATTGGGGTTGCTGCTTCTGAAATCCCATCGGTTTTAGCATGGGTATAGTTAATATTATAAGAAAAACCTTCAACTCCACCGTTTAAACCAATGGTTCCTTTATAAGTTTCGTAACTCCCTGCACTGGCCACACCATAAATGGTATTTCCTTTTGGGCCACCTTTTTTGGTGATAATATTGATTACCCCTGCAACGGCATCAGAACCATAAATGGTAGACTGGCCGCCTCTTAAAATTTCGATGTGATCAATCTGATCAATAGAAA
The nucleotide sequence above comes from Pedobacter riviphilus. Encoded proteins:
- a CDS encoding Dabb family protein translates to MIETQTADKGQIQHFVMFWLKPQLTKAEIADFANFFESLKPIKYIKTLSYGLAANTPVRPVTDNSFTYSLTITFANIADHNAYQEDKAHLDAVEKFSKNWYRVVVHDTVIA
- a CDS encoding YMGG-like glycine zipper-containing protein — translated: MKKILVVIALSSSVLFACNNKAKEEAALKQQQAEKQLAIKAVKDSLRLDSFKKAEVAKVEQEKEAKHQAELAAARRASSSRSYASSGGGSTGAYGGAQPTAKKKGWSDAAKGAVIGGAAGAVGGALIDKKKGRGAIIGGLVGAGGGYLIGRGEDRKSGRVQPKN
- a CDS encoding Dph6-related ATP pyrophosphatase; this translates as MPDKKICIFNWSGGKDSTLALHYALQDSTIEIRYLITTVTEKYNRVSMHGVRESLLIKQAESIGIPLYQIRLGEMPDMETYDSTMKHHLSKFKEEGITHSIFGDIFLEDLRTYRENKLAEIGLKAIFPLWKKDTQHLIEEFLNLNYKTIIVCTQQNLENFCGKVISLDLIRQLPADIDPCGENGEFHTFAFEGPIFKSKITFTIGEKVFRTYNAPSKTTKDDDSPCSTTTLSGFWYMDLLE
- a CDS encoding SIR2 family NAD-dependent protein deacylase, translated to MKLVVLTGAGISAESGLKTFRDADGLWEGYNVYDVATPEAWERNPELVQEFYNERRRQVLAAKPNLAHQVLAELEKDFDVEIITQNIDDLHERAGSTKVTHLHGVITRSQSDRKADLTYAIVGSEIKMGELCELGSQLRPHVVWFGEAVPMIEVAVKLCKQADLFVLIGTSLAVYPAAGLIDFVPSFVDKYIIDPKTPDVKRYKNIINIEKNAVEGVATLKEILANAR
- a CDS encoding ABC transporter substrate-binding protein, whose amino-acid sequence is MKVVSFLPAATKMIYDMGLQEYLHGVTFECPKEAAAQPKVVRCILEGKNYSSIEIDRIFSASKAQGKSLYWVDDALLESIAPDVVFTQDICEVCNIDTVCTETAVMKLSKQPVLVPLSPNNLRDVFECAITIANALGKEEIALNYLAGLQKKTDHILDQLRANRAPLKRIMLMEWIEPIYNCGHWIPFQIAAAGGVDMLSNPGGDSIVTQWDKIQKYNPEVLVIAPCGFDMERSMEEMELLTSKTGWKELEAVKNNQVYIADFDMFTQPSVGTLVEGIEALACMFHPEIFKADENIAKKFINYSQPVKSFKSV
- a CDS encoding DUF6580 family putative transport protein, with the translated sequence MSHLKFNPRTLILLLMILVITAFRLLVTFNSDELKFANFSSIGAVALFGGAYFKDNLKAFAFPLLSLFLSDLVLYTTIYKKYVDIFLIQELWTYLAIALMVLVSRFLLKKVNIASLLLSTIVIVFIHWIVSDIGSWYKNPLYTQNFNGFIDCLIKAIPFEIRFLEGTVIYGALLFGAFEILKAKYPVLKLQRQKL
- a CDS encoding TonB-dependent receptor plug domain-containing protein; this encodes MNKKSMLTVAGLGLAQLMIGQVANAQTQDSLQLKDVVISATKNDQKQSQTGKVVTIISREVLDRSNGKSLPELISEQAGIIVAGASSNPGLNKSVFFRGAGSAYAVVLIDGIVQNDPSGNGGAFDLRLISIDQIDHIEILRGGQSTIYGSDAVAGVINIITKKGGPKGNTIYGVASAGSYETYKGTIGLNGGVEGFSYNINYTHAKTDGISEAATPMGSAAIFDKDGFKTDALNANFGIKLDNHFSVNPFVRYYYGNYKFDGGAFTDANNYSILKNFAAGTNAKYEFATGKVTLNYSFESTRNDAHSQYPSVNEGRVSLLDLFYNQKLGNKLDLLVGIDNRVMKLSSATNKPETNIFAAYGSLFLHDLSVFNLEVGGRYNKHEQYGENYTYSITPSINIIKEIKLFGTVSTAFKVPTLNMLFGQFGANLNLKPEKSKNYEAGVNFSFADDKFSLRLAGYKRDLTDAIIYAYPNGYINQVSQKTKGFEVEPAVKFSVFNINGYYAYVEGNEFNFVDNAVANYLFRRPKHTFGITAGAQATSNLYVSANYRYFGKRNDGNFTTYTVDNLPAYKLLNAYAEYALAKKRVKLFFDAKNILNEKYNEIIGYNSLGFNFNTGVIFNIH